From a region of the Methanolobus tindarius DSM 2278 genome:
- a CDS encoding methyl-accepting chemotaxis protein — protein MLGMNDKLKTELINVLEAVGSGDTEARISPKDSNQDAQIAQSLNFLLDDYFSLKNEVMQNKSIIELKEAEDFHNEMLANQVADLINAVVEGKLDARGDTSGLAGNCKSILEGVNQLLDAVMGPLNVSAEYIDRISKGDIPEKITDEYKGDFNEIKNNLNMCIDSINALVEDSIMLAQAGVEGQLDMRADASRHNGDFCKVVEGVNGCLDAFIGPLNVAAEYIDRISKGDIPQKITDSYNGDFNEIRNNLNMCIDGLGALTECNEVLQKMAVNDLTTKVESEYQGIYKEIAEGTNKAIEHNRVVLNTTQEIASGNLKMLEIYREIGQRCENDEFIPAYIKMMESIKGLVDEFVVLGSEVENGKLDHRANPSGFEGVFEEAIQDVNTAFDAVISPLNVAAEYIDRISKGDIPAPITDTYYGDFNEIKNNINGCIYAVNYLVEESVMLAQAGVDGRLDTRADASKHHGDFRKVVEGVNDCLDACIGPLNVAAEYIDRISKGEIPEKITDEYRGDFNEIKNNLNMCIDGLGALTECNTVLHNSAVNDLTVKVENEYQGIFGELAKGTNEALDHIIRILDTTKEIAAGDLQMLDVYRGLGKRSENDEFLPAYIHMMENIQGLVDQFVALGAAVEEGKLDFRADPSGFEGVYNEAIQDVNLAFDAVVSPLNVAAEYIDRISKGDIPQRITDTYYGDFNEIKNNINTCIDAINLLVKDSQLLAQAGVEGQLSIRADDSQHGGDFARIVAGFNNTLDAIVTPLNISCEVINSYANGDLDSRITMKMNGDFAELANTLNTFGKDLQELINDSSEVLAEMAKDNLTRGVAVESVGDFRKLTDGIESARMSLNDVVSHVMNVAEMVVNTAENMSAATTQLNSSANEVSGTVEEISRGSQDQSTKTEEVSRTMQHMTKSIQDVACNSQNVASHARESNQKMTELGRTSNELLKMMDDIKDAVSGSASVINNLEEKSRRIDEIVNLITNIADQTNLLALNAAIEAARAGDHGRGFAVVADEVRKLAEDSGNAAKQIADLIHEIQDGTSEAVTSMEMGTTEVTRGAESLGEGVREIEQVIIAVDDITRMVVDIAAAAEEQSAAIEQVASSIEEVAAISEQTAAGTEQTAAAVQEQTSSMHELANSADGLSEIAKDMNRVVNRFRIVCTESGMNSIGSGKTEKDESLVKNTALI, from the coding sequence ATGTTAGGAATGAACGATAAATTAAAAACAGAACTTATTAATGTACTTGAAGCAGTTGGCTCAGGAGATACAGAAGCCAGGATTTCTCCCAAAGATTCAAATCAGGATGCTCAAATTGCCCAATCATTAAATTTTCTTTTGGATGACTATTTTTCTCTTAAAAATGAAGTGATGCAAAACAAAAGTATTATTGAACTAAAAGAAGCGGAAGATTTCCATAACGAAATGCTTGCAAATCAGGTTGCAGATCTGATTAATGCAGTGGTGGAGGGGAAACTGGATGCCCGTGGTGATACTTCCGGGTTAGCCGGTAATTGCAAGAGTATACTGGAAGGTGTAAACCAGCTACTTGATGCTGTGATGGGACCACTAAATGTATCTGCAGAATATATTGACAGAATATCAAAAGGAGACATTCCTGAAAAGATTACTGACGAATACAAAGGAGACTTCAACGAGATAAAGAACAATCTCAACATGTGCATTGATTCTATCAACGCCCTGGTAGAAGATTCTATAATGCTGGCACAGGCAGGAGTTGAAGGACAACTTGACATGCGTGCCGATGCCAGCAGACACAATGGGGATTTCTGCAAGGTTGTGGAAGGAGTAAACGGCTGTCTTGATGCATTCATTGGTCCGCTGAATGTTGCAGCTGAGTATATTGACAGGATTTCAAAAGGTGACATCCCACAGAAGATCACAGACTCATATAATGGAGACTTCAACGAAATAAGGAACAATCTCAACATGTGTATTGATGGTTTGGGAGCACTTACGGAATGTAATGAGGTACTCCAAAAAATGGCAGTCAACGATCTCACAACCAAAGTAGAGAGTGAATATCAGGGAATATATAAGGAAATTGCTGAAGGTACAAATAAAGCAATAGAACACAACAGAGTCGTTCTGAACACAACCCAGGAAATTGCCAGCGGAAATTTAAAAATGCTGGAAATATACAGGGAGATTGGACAAAGATGCGAAAATGACGAATTCATTCCTGCATACATAAAGATGATGGAGAGCATAAAGGGTCTGGTAGACGAATTCGTAGTCCTTGGGTCAGAAGTTGAAAATGGAAAACTTGATCACAGGGCTAACCCATCTGGTTTTGAAGGTGTTTTTGAAGAAGCAATACAGGATGTAAACACAGCTTTTGATGCCGTCATCTCACCCCTGAATGTTGCAGCCGAATATATTGACAGAATATCAAAAGGGGATATTCCTGCACCTATCACTGATACGTATTACGGGGACTTCAATGAGATAAAGAACAACATCAACGGATGTATTTATGCTGTGAATTATTTAGTTGAGGAGTCAGTAATGCTGGCACAGGCAGGGGTTGACGGACGTCTGGACACACGTGCAGATGCCAGTAAGCATCACGGAGACTTCCGCAAAGTTGTAGAAGGAGTAAACGATTGTCTTGATGCATGCATAGGACCTCTGAATGTAGCAGCCGAATACATTGACCGCATTTCAAAAGGAGAAATTCCCGAAAAGATCACAGATGAGTACAGAGGGGACTTCAATGAAATAAAGAACAACCTTAATATGTGTATTGACGGACTTGGAGCTCTTACCGAATGTAATACCGTCCTTCACAACTCAGCAGTCAATGATCTTACTGTAAAGGTAGAAAATGAATATCAGGGAATATTCGGAGAACTTGCAAAGGGAACAAATGAGGCTTTAGACCACATAATTCGTATTCTGGATACAACCAAGGAAATAGCTGCAGGTGATCTTCAGATGCTTGACGTTTACAGAGGCCTTGGAAAGAGATCTGAAAACGATGAATTCCTGCCTGCATACATCCATATGATGGAAAACATACAGGGTCTTGTTGACCAGTTTGTTGCCCTCGGTGCTGCTGTAGAGGAAGGTAAACTGGATTTCAGAGCAGATCCATCTGGTTTTGAAGGAGTGTACAATGAAGCCATACAGGATGTAAATTTAGCTTTCGATGCTGTTGTTTCACCATTGAATGTAGCTGCGGAATATATTGACAGGATTTCAAAAGGTGATATTCCGCAAAGAATCACAGATACTTATTACGGAGACTTCAACGAGATTAAAAACAATATCAATACCTGCATTGATGCTATAAATCTCCTTGTAAAGGATTCACAATTACTGGCGCAGGCAGGTGTGGAAGGGCAGCTTTCAATTCGTGCTGATGATTCACAGCATGGTGGCGATTTCGCGAGAATAGTTGCAGGATTTAACAACACACTTGATGCGATTGTAACACCATTGAACATAAGTTGCGAGGTGATCAACTCCTATGCAAATGGCGATCTTGACTCCAGAATTACAATGAAAATGAATGGTGACTTTGCTGAACTGGCAAATACCCTGAACACTTTTGGCAAGGATCTGCAGGAACTCATTAATGATTCCAGCGAGGTTCTGGCAGAGATGGCAAAAGACAACCTTACAAGAGGAGTTGCCGTGGAATCTGTAGGGGATTTCAGAAAACTTACAGATGGAATTGAAAGTGCACGTATGTCACTCAACGATGTTGTCTCACATGTAATGAACGTTGCAGAGATGGTGGTTAATACTGCGGAAAACATGTCAGCAGCAACCACACAACTAAACTCTTCTGCAAATGAAGTTTCAGGAACGGTGGAAGAAATATCACGCGGATCACAGGACCAGTCTACTAAAACAGAAGAAGTTTCACGCACCATGCAGCATATGACAAAGAGTATACAGGATGTTGCATGCAATTCACAAAATGTTGCAAGCCATGCACGCGAATCAAATCAGAAAATGACTGAGCTTGGCAGAACCAGTAATGAACTTCTCAAAATGATGGATGACATTAAAGATGCTGTATCCGGATCTGCATCTGTTATCAATAATCTTGAAGAAAAATCAAGGCGTATTGACGAGATTGTTAACCTTATCACAAATATTGCTGATCAGACTAACCTGCTTGCACTGAATGCCGCAATCGAAGCAGCACGTGCAGGGGATCACGGACGTGGATTTGCTGTTGTGGCAGATGAGGTCAGAAAACTTGCAGAGGATTCAGGAAACGCTGCAAAACAGATTGCAGATCTGATTCATGAAATACAGGACGGAACTTCAGAAGCAGTCACCTCAATGGAAATGGGTACCACCGAAGTTACACGGGGTGCAGAGTCATTAGGCGAAGGCGTCAGGGAAATTGAACAGGTAATAATTGCTGTGGATGATATCACCAGAATGGTTGTTGACATTGCAGCAGCTGCTGAAGAACAATCTGCAGCCATTGAACAGGTTGCATCATCTATTGAAGAAGTGGCG
- a CDS encoding PAS domain-containing protein yields the protein MELYKEESAKIKSLLKENPRGMSVTDISKKVAVNRNTVAKYLELLRISGHIEMENVGTAKVYFLSQRIPVSTLLNFSSDFIVVIDDNNRIVQANDRFTELAKVSKSEIQGKKLCDVFPPMISNKTLLDSIKHARKGDDQVETLDLFVDNKLCFFKTKIIPSTFDDGEIGVTLIMENITEEINSRNLLKSQQEELELLVSQRTSEIEKANEMLKREIAERIKIEAELRESENKYRLLAENTMDCIWTIDKDLVFTYVNPAVSDITGYTPQEWIGTKLSDHFPEEEMKKLNDIIWYFQINGPDYSRTRIESKMYNKNKDLVPIDIYGKMLLDEHGKYQGFQGTTRKIEF from the coding sequence ATGGAGTTATACAAAGAGGAGTCTGCTAAGATTAAATCTCTTCTTAAAGAAAATCCTCGTGGTATGAGTGTTACGGATATTTCTAAAAAGGTAGCTGTTAATCGAAATACTGTTGCAAAATATCTTGAACTCCTGAGAATCAGTGGCCATATTGAAATGGAAAATGTGGGTACTGCAAAAGTCTATTTTTTATCCCAGAGGATACCGGTTTCCACATTACTTAACTTTTCATCTGATTTTATTGTAGTTATTGATGATAACAACAGAATAGTTCAGGCAAATGACAGGTTTACGGAACTGGCAAAGGTTTCTAAAAGTGAAATTCAGGGAAAAAAACTCTGTGATGTGTTTCCTCCAATGATATCCAATAAAACTCTGCTTGATAGTATAAAACATGCCAGGAAAGGGGATGATCAGGTGGAAACACTAGATTTGTTTGTTGACAATAAGTTGTGTTTTTTCAAGACCAAGATAATCCCTTCTACATTTGATGACGGAGAAATCGGTGTCACTCTGATCATGGAAAATATTACAGAAGAAATTAATTCCCGGAATCTTCTCAAGAGTCAGCAGGAAGAACTGGAATTACTGGTTTCCCAGAGGACATCTGAAATTGAAAAAGCTAATGAGATGTTAAAAAGAGAAATTGCTGAGAGAATAAAGATCGAAGCTGAATTAAGAGAAAGTGAGAACAAATATCGCCTTCTTGCCGAAAATACTATGGATTGCATCTGGACAATCGACAAAGATCTGGTTTTTACTTATGTGAATCCTGCCGTATCTGATATAACAGGTTATACGCCTCAAGAGTGGATTGGTACTAAACTGAGTGATCATTTTCCCGAAGAAGAAATGAAAAAGCTTAATGATATCATCTGGTACTTCCAGATAAATGGTCCAGATTATTCAAGAACCCGCATAGAGTCTAAAATGTATAATAAGAACAAGGATCTGGTGCCTATTGATATCTATGGAAAAATGCTTCTTGATGAGCATGGGAAGTATCAGGGTTTTCAGGGAACTACCAGGAAAATAGAATTTTGA
- the oadA gene encoding sodium-extruding oxaloacetate decarboxylase subunit alpha: MKVKITETILRDAHQSLIATRMRTRNMLPIVDKLDQVGYYSLEMWGGATFDSSIRYLNEDPWERLRELKKHMQETPAQMLLRGQNLVGYRHYSDDIVEKFVKKAYENGIDIFRVFDAVNDIRNMEKAITVAKKEGAHVQGTIAYTISPVHTIDKYVELATGLAELECDSICIKDMAGLISPQQAYDLVKALKAEVNIPVDLHAHCTSGMAPMSYMSACRAGVDILDTALSPFAWGTSQPPTESIVASLAETKRATGLDLELISEISQYFKDLKEEYRCILDPISEQVDTNVLLYQIPGGMLSNLVSQLKEQDALDKFDDVLKEMPLVRAELGYPPLVTPTSQIVGTQAVLNVLMGERYKVIPKEVKDYVRGLYGRPPQKISDEIIAKIIGDEEPISCRPADLIAPEYEKAKKEAEEMGIVSKEEDILTYALYPAIAPAFLKGELEEEQLTPIMEKKHPCAAAADVTGIPTDYKVEIDGEVFNVKVNPVGGSVQVVDSAEKPTADSVAGAVTSHMQGMVLSVKVAIGDCINEGDTVCVIEAMKMENAIHAPHGGTVKAILISEGDAVKSGDVLLSIE, from the coding sequence ATGAAAGTAAAAATAACTGAAACTATTCTTCGAGATGCGCATCAATCCCTCATTGCCACAAGAATGCGCACACGGAACATGCTTCCGATTGTGGATAAGCTAGATCAGGTCGGATACTATTCCTTAGAAATGTGGGGCGGTGCAACATTTGACAGTTCTATAAGGTATCTTAATGAAGACCCATGGGAGAGGTTGAGAGAACTTAAAAAACACATGCAAGAGACCCCTGCACAGATGCTTCTCAGGGGGCAGAATCTTGTAGGTTACAGGCACTATTCTGATGATATTGTTGAAAAGTTCGTAAAGAAAGCTTATGAAAACGGTATCGATATCTTCAGAGTATTTGATGCTGTTAACGATATACGCAACATGGAAAAAGCTATAACTGTAGCTAAAAAGGAAGGAGCACACGTACAGGGTACAATTGCGTATACTATCAGTCCGGTTCACACCATTGACAAATACGTGGAACTTGCAACCGGTCTTGCAGAGCTTGAATGTGATTCTATCTGTATAAAGGATATGGCAGGTCTTATCTCCCCACAGCAGGCATATGACCTTGTAAAAGCACTCAAGGCAGAGGTAAATATCCCTGTTGACCTGCATGCTCACTGTACATCAGGTATGGCACCAATGAGTTATATGTCCGCATGCAGAGCCGGTGTTGATATTCTTGACACTGCACTTTCTCCATTTGCATGGGGAACATCACAGCCACCTACAGAGTCCATTGTGGCATCACTTGCTGAGACAAAACGTGCAACAGGACTTGATCTCGAACTTATATCCGAAATTTCACAATATTTCAAGGATCTCAAGGAAGAATATCGCTGTATCCTTGACCCGATTTCCGAGCAGGTAGATACCAATGTCCTGCTTTACCAGATCCCCGGTGGAATGCTTTCCAACCTTGTTTCCCAGCTTAAAGAGCAAGATGCACTTGACAAGTTTGATGATGTACTCAAGGAAATGCCACTTGTCCGTGCAGAACTTGGTTACCCTCCACTTGTTACACCTACAAGCCAGATTGTAGGTACCCAGGCAGTTCTTAATGTGCTTATGGGTGAAAGATACAAGGTAATTCCAAAAGAGGTGAAGGATTATGTCCGCGGCCTCTACGGCAGGCCACCACAGAAGATCAGTGATGAAATTATTGCAAAGATAATTGGTGACGAAGAACCGATTTCATGCAGACCTGCAGATCTCATTGCTCCGGAATATGAGAAGGCTAAAAAGGAAGCTGAGGAAATGGGTATTGTCAGTAAGGAAGAAGACATCCTGACATACGCACTCTACCCTGCAATTGCTCCAGCATTCCTCAAGGGCGAACTCGAGGAAGAACAACTTACGCCTATTATGGAGAAAAAGCATCCTTGTGCTGCAGCAGCTGATGTTACTGGCATACCAACAGACTATAAAGTTGAGATTGATGGCGAGGTTTTCAATGTAAAGGTCAATCCTGTTGGTGGCTCAGTTCAGGTTGTAGACTCTGCTGAGAAGCCAACGGCAGACTCTGTGGCCGGAGCTGTAACAAGCCACATGCAGGGAATGGTACTATCTGTCAAAGTGGCTATAGGAGACTGCATCAATGAAGGTGACACGGTTTGTGTTATTGAAGCCATGAAGATGGAAAATGCGATTCATGCACCTCATGGCGGTACTGTAAAGGCTATACTGATTTCAGAGGGTGATGCCGTGAAATCAGGCGATGTACTTTTGAGTATTGAGTAG
- a CDS encoding acetyl-CoA carboxylase biotin carboxylase subunit produces the protein MFKKVLIANRGEIAIRAMRACRELGVQTVAVHSEADKNALFAKYADEAYNIGPAPSSQSYLNGDKIIEVALECGAEGIHPGYGFLSENAKFARKCEEAGITFIGPSSKAIEQMGSKIAARNTMIAAGVPVVPGTNEAISDPEEAADIADGIGYPVIIKASAGGGGIGMKIVHSRGDFQNALNSIQSVAESAFGDSTVFIEKYVEEPRHIEFQILADKYGDAVYVMERECSIQRRHQKLIEEAPSPVMTPELRKQMGETAVKAAKAIGYENAGTVEFLYSKGDFYFLEVNTRLQVEHTISEMITGIDLAKQQLHIACGEHLPFKQEDITIRGWAIECRVNAEDPLNDFAPSPGKIRRYRSAGGPGIRVDSGVHMGYTISPYYDSMISKLCAWGSDRNEAIDRMQRALYEYVVVGVTTNIPFHKAVMRHPAFREGKLTTHFIDDYNIIDDVRKVVEEDSAKGATLASALSNQDQKVAAVTAAVSSYVNAAKKQTK, from the coding sequence ATGTTCAAGAAAGTACTTATCGCTAACAGGGGTGAGATAGCAATACGTGCAATGCGTGCATGCCGTGAACTGGGTGTGCAGACAGTCGCAGTACACTCCGAAGCTGACAAGAATGCTCTCTTTGCAAAGTATGCGGATGAAGCATACAATATAGGTCCTGCACCTTCCAGCCAGAGCTATCTGAATGGTGACAAAATAATAGAAGTCGCACTTGAATGCGGAGCAGAAGGAATCCATCCCGGATACGGTTTCCTTTCAGAAAATGCTAAATTTGCACGCAAGTGTGAGGAAGCAGGTATTACGTTTATCGGCCCTTCAAGTAAGGCTATTGAACAAATGGGAAGTAAAATTGCTGCTAGAAATACCATGATAGCAGCCGGCGTTCCTGTGGTTCCTGGAACCAACGAAGCAATCTCTGATCCAGAAGAAGCTGCAGATATTGCAGATGGTATAGGCTATCCTGTTATAATCAAGGCATCTGCTGGTGGCGGTGGAATTGGAATGAAGATAGTCCATTCCAGAGGTGATTTCCAGAATGCTCTTAACTCAATACAGTCAGTTGCGGAATCAGCTTTCGGAGATTCAACCGTATTTATAGAGAAATACGTGGAGGAACCAAGGCACATTGAGTTCCAGATACTTGCTGACAAGTATGGTGATGCTGTATATGTAATGGAAAGAGAATGCTCAATCCAGCGCAGGCACCAGAAGCTTATCGAGGAAGCTCCATCCCCGGTAATGACGCCTGAATTGCGTAAGCAGATGGGTGAAACTGCTGTAAAGGCTGCAAAAGCAATAGGATATGAAAATGCAGGTACAGTGGAGTTCCTTTACTCAAAAGGTGACTTCTATTTCCTTGAAGTTAACACCAGACTTCAGGTAGAACACACCATCAGTGAGATGATAACAGGTATTGATCTTGCAAAACAGCAACTTCATATTGCATGTGGAGAACACCTGCCATTCAAGCAGGAAGATATCACCATTCGTGGATGGGCTATTGAATGTCGTGTCAATGCGGAAGATCCGCTGAATGATTTTGCTCCTTCACCAGGTAAAATTAGAAGATATCGCTCGGCAGGAGGACCAGGTATCAGGGTCGACAGTGGTGTCCACATGGGTTACACTATTTCACCATATTATGATTCAATGATATCCAAGCTCTGTGCATGGGGAAGTGACAGGAATGAAGCCATTGACAGGATGCAGCGCGCGCTCTATGAATACGTTGTTGTGGGTGTAACTACTAACATACCATTCCACAAGGCGGTAATGAGACATCCTGCATTCAGGGAAGGAAAACTCACCACACATTTTATAGATGATTATAATATCATCGATGATGTCAGAAAGGTTGTTGAGGAAGATTCCGCCAAGGGAGCAACACTTGCATCAGCACTTTCCAACCAGGATCAGAAAGTTGCTGCGGTAACTGCTGCTGTTAGCTCATATGTGAATGCTGCCAAAAAACAGACAAAGTAA
- a CDS encoding biotin--[acetyl-CoA-carboxylase] ligase encodes MNDNKKAIISILRKSEGTPVSGQEIGQKLGITRAMVWKYIKALRKEGYDVRSSPKTGYILDSCPDKIDPDMLQSILKTTLIGSDIQYYTELESTNNTAREIALGALEGTVVLAETQKNGRGRMGSEWQSVPGGLWLSLILKPSIPLESLSKITLVAGIAVTNALRAVDVDAHIKWPNDVLVRGRKICGILTEVSAEIGKVDYVVLGIGINVNVKLSDLNEDIRRNSTSVSNEIGKPLDRTSFLASLLYELEQQYIRFKTRQFAEIVDEWINLSDTIGRNVRVRTPAMLIEGKAVGITEKGALVVLDKNDKKHKIIAGNCRYAD; translated from the coding sequence GTGAATGATAATAAAAAAGCAATTATCAGCATATTAAGAAAATCAGAAGGAACTCCAGTGTCCGGCCAGGAGATAGGGCAAAAATTAGGCATTACCAGGGCCATGGTATGGAAGTACATAAAAGCCCTTCGCAAAGAAGGATACGATGTCCGTTCTTCTCCTAAGACCGGGTATATACTGGATTCATGTCCTGATAAAATAGATCCTGATATGCTGCAAAGCATTCTTAAGACCACTCTCATTGGTAGTGATATTCAGTATTATACAGAACTGGAATCCACTAATAATACTGCCAGGGAAATTGCCCTTGGGGCTTTAGAAGGTACTGTTGTACTGGCAGAGACCCAGAAAAACGGAAGAGGGCGCATGGGTTCGGAATGGCAATCTGTTCCTGGTGGATTGTGGCTGTCCCTGATACTTAAACCTTCGATTCCTCTGGAGAGTCTTTCAAAAATCACTCTTGTTGCGGGTATTGCTGTAACTAATGCTCTGAGAGCTGTAGATGTGGATGCACATATCAAATGGCCTAACGATGTTCTTGTTAGAGGTAGGAAAATATGTGGAATTCTCACCGAAGTCAGTGCTGAGATTGGAAAAGTAGATTATGTTGTTCTTGGAATCGGCATAAACGTAAATGTCAAGCTTTCTGATCTAAATGAGGATATAAGAAGAAATTCCACTAGTGTTTCAAATGAAATCGGAAAACCTCTTGACAGGACATCTTTTCTTGCATCTCTTCTTTATGAACTTGAGCAGCAGTACATAAGGTTTAAGACAAGACAGTTTGCTGAGATTGTGGATGAGTGGATCAATCTTTCAGATACAATAGGAAGAAATGTAAGAGTAAGGACTCCTGCTATGCTCATTGAAGGTAAAGCAGTTGGAATTACTGAAAAAGGGGCACTTGTGGTTCTTGATAAAAATGATAAAAAACACAAGATCATTGCCGGTAATTGCCGTTATGCTGATTAA
- a CDS encoding S-layer protein domain-containing protein, translating into MTFLKRTSYVFFMILFLSMILIVVTAVSAEPLRINAALGMDGDADTVLINGTGIFLTTGDSWDFYQGYSLNVKSVNQDQKQVWVKLLHDGELLQDDILSEGDIFVYSKNTEIMNITVDTIYISPGGELITFKPIYQYLDEEYPEPELEETMDNSTQEEEQNSTVNPSSMQTNGFSIFQAFACISAVILCRIAINR; encoded by the coding sequence ATGACTTTTTTGAAAAGAACGTCTTATGTGTTCTTCATGATTCTTTTTTTAAGCATGATACTAATAGTTGTAACAGCGGTTAGTGCCGAACCTTTGCGTATCAATGCGGCTCTGGGCATGGATGGGGATGCAGATACTGTACTTATCAATGGTACGGGGATATTTCTGACAACAGGTGATTCCTGGGATTTTTATCAGGGTTATTCCTTAAATGTAAAAAGTGTTAATCAAGACCAAAAGCAGGTGTGGGTGAAGCTTTTACATGATGGTGAACTACTACAGGATGATATCCTGTCAGAAGGTGATATTTTTGTATATTCCAAAAATACGGAAATAATGAACATTACGGTAGATACCATTTACATAAGTCCCGGAGGAGAACTGATCACATTCAAACCTATTTATCAATATCTGGATGAAGAGTATCCTGAACCAGAGCTTGAAGAAACGATGGATAATTCCACACAGGAAGAAGAGCAAAATTCAACAGTTAATCCATCTTCCATGCAGACAAATGGATTTTCCATTTTTCAGGCATTTGCATGCATATCTGCAGTAATATTGTGCAGAATTGCTATTAACAGGTGA
- a CDS encoding coiled-coil protein produces the protein MSDIDVSSMNEKDLKNKVNDLRTQIGHHERELKGIFRELKLHRTNTDDLKKERDKLNAQVRDLVGKARDSKSKRDEINAKISSLKASRNAVNEKSRVFSDNISDFKTKRDELNKLSKGSVETLSKAYAADLELFLNADIPLKHEIDLFGRLLDLKERLGAAFDANAMHEKLMETYAESKEVFESREDFGSEIGKLAEESQKHHLEMIELYNQADELRKAADTAHSQIPEKYAVTAPIREKIDPLKKKIAALREELDVYLSKLNDIQVEKDDKKQEEHLVVAKEKLEKSGRLSLEDLKVLMEKGDLKF, from the coding sequence ATGAGCGATATCGATGTTTCGTCAATGAATGAAAAAGACCTCAAAAATAAGGTGAACGATCTTCGAACCCAGATAGGCCACCATGAACGTGAGCTTAAAGGTATTTTCCGTGAACTCAAACTTCACCGTACAAATACCGATGACCTGAAAAAGGAAAGAGACAAGCTGAACGCCCAGGTAAGAGATCTGGTAGGAAAAGCACGTGATTCAAAGTCAAAAAGAGACGAAATAAATGCAAAGATCTCTTCACTGAAGGCATCCAGAAATGCAGTCAATGAAAAGAGCCGTGTGTTCTCTGATAACATCAGCGATTTCAAGACGAAAAGAGACGAACTCAATAAGCTGTCTAAAGGAAGTGTAGAGACACTATCCAAAGCCTATGCTGCAGACCTTGAACTTTTCCTTAATGCAGATATTCCCCTTAAACATGAAATAGACCTTTTCGGAAGACTACTTGACCTGAAAGAACGTCTGGGAGCAGCTTTTGATGCTAATGCAATGCATGAAAAACTGATGGAGACATATGCCGAATCAAAAGAAGTATTTGAGTCCAGAGAGGATTTCGGCAGTGAAATTGGCAAGCTTGCTGAAGAGTCACAGAAGCATCATTTAGAAATGATAGAACTCTACAATCAGGCAGATGAACTGAGAAAAGCAGCAGACACCGCTCACTCACAGATACCCGAGAAATATGCAGTTACCGCTCCAATCAGGGAAAAAATAGACCCACTCAAAAAGAAGATAGCAGCTCTTAGGGAAGAACTTGATGTTTATCTTAGCAAACTCAATGACATCCAGGTTGAAAAGGATGATAAGAAGCAGGAAGAGCATCTTGTTGTTGCAAAAGAGAAACTGGAAAAGAGTGGTCGCCTGAGTCTTGAAGACCTGAAAGTTCTTATGGAAAAGGGAGATCTTAAATTCTGA
- a CDS encoding DUF424 domain-containing protein, with the protein MYLKIHKSGDSTIVALCDRELIGKTLKEGNINVTITEEFYKGELISREKAVEVLSKAGNVNIFGEKAVSCAIECGVVDKNNVKIINEVAHAQAFRI; encoded by the coding sequence ATGTATCTGAAGATCCATAAATCAGGCGACAGCACAATTGTTGCTCTGTGCGACAGAGAACTTATTGGAAAGACACTTAAAGAAGGTAACATAAATGTTACTATAACTGAGGAATTCTACAAAGGAGAACTCATATCCAGAGAAAAGGCAGTTGAAGTTCTTTCAAAAGCCGGCAATGTTAATATCTTTGGGGAAAAAGCAGTTTCCTGTGCCATTGAATGTGGGGTTGTAGATAAAAATAATGTGAAAATCATAAATGAAGTAGCACATGCCCAGGCATTCAGGATATAA